Within Dictyostelium discoideum AX4 chromosome 4 chromosome, whole genome shotgun sequence, the genomic segment CGTGCAATCATTTGTGAAGAAACAACCGATAGATTATTAATGGATGCTGCAAAGAAATCCGATATTGTCGGTGAATTTAGACAATTGGTAAAACAAAATACTACCATGTGGATTGATCCTGGTAATGTTACCTATCGTCATGGTAAACATTATGAAAAAACTTTATATCCATTTAATAGTATCAACAACCACTATAgtcaccacaacaacaacaacaacaacaacaatggtattaatattaccaatAGTAACAATACTATACCAATTAATACAAGTGGTTATCATAACATCaataatcatttaaacaatagtaataatacaatccCACCTCAACAATCTCAACaacatataaataataataataacaatagtaataacaataccaccaataatataattttaaatagtttacatcatcaccaaacCCAAATTTCTCAacaacatttaaataataataataatcaaaacaaCTTTTCATATGGAATTACATCAACAAGACTCACCCAAAACGttgtaaatagtaatagtaatggtcTTAATGGTAGAGTTTCATCACCATCCCTTTCATCCACTGCACCTGTATTTTCTCCTTCAAATTCTATGTATCATCATGTCCAACAACAATCTCATTCACCTTCAAT encodes:
- the btg gene encoding anti-proliferative BTG domain-containing protein gives rise to the protein MSPYAPENNQDPGGGLVTEGNQPQQNNFVNTNKSPTTTPPPQTSNVVSTPPATAINAAGVNNGLINGVLNNSSSSSSSSSSSSSSSPTPTSISPPLSDIEQTLNAYPTDLPELVVAACWWAESLGKLNMNIPKENIKRFRKELIFALRDRIKGHWYPDYPERGQGYRAIICEETTDRLLMDAAKKSDIVGEFRQLVKQNTTMWIDPGNVTYRHGKHYEKTLYPFNSINNHYSHHNNNNNNNNGINITNSNNTIPINTSGYHNINNHLNNSNNTIPPQQSQQHINNNNNNSNNNTTNNIILNSLHHHQTQISQQHLNNNNNQNNFSYGITSTRLTQNVVNSNSNGLNGRVSSPSLSSTAPVFSPSNSMYHHVQQQSHSPSISPPASPSKDLGNSSGNNTNVYSSNNNLFYNSNTSSSKIKLAYS